The nucleotide sequence CTTTAGTTGACGAAGTAGACGCAAGCAACGAATGGCCTGCTGGAGACAAGATAGTGCCAAAACATCCTATGGAGCGATGTTCTGATAATAATTGGTATAACAGTGATGTAGCTGGCGGAACTCCTAAAGCGATAAATGGTTGTAGCGGTGTTTGCGCTGATGACGATCAAGACGGAATTTGTGATGATGTTGATAATTGTCCTAATACTTATAACCCAGACCAAACAGATACTGATAGCGATGGAATAGGCGATGCTTGTGATACATCTGGCACATTAACTATCTGCAAGCAAGAAGATTTAAACAATAATGGTATTTTTGAGGAAGGAGAGCCAGTAGTAACAGATCCTCTTTGGAAATTTTATATCAGCAATGTTGAATATCAAGCTGGCGAAAACGGCTGTATTATAATTGAAGATATGGCATACGGTGAATATAATGTAACTGAAGAAGTAATAGCTGGATGGGAAGCGACTGGCATACCTGGATATAACACAGGAAACGGAGTTTTTGAAAATGATGGTTCTATTACTGTAAATGTTGATCAATCAAACCCAGTCCCTATTATTTATTTTTTAAATTATGATACACCTCAATGTTCAGACGGAATAGATAATGATGGAGACGGACTTACAGATATGGCAGATTCAGGATGCAGCGGTCCTGACGATGATGACGAATATAATCCTTATTGTGGCGACGGAGAATGTAATAACGGAGAAATATGTTCATCTTGTCCAGAAGACTGCGGAGCTTGTAACAATGGAGGCGGAGGCGGCGGTGGCGGCGGAGCAACCACTCTTTATATCCATACTGAAGTAATAGAAAAAGACGGCGGAACACCTCCAGAAACAATTAGCGTTGTTATTACTTGGCATACAAACAAACCAGCAACAAGCCGAGTTGTTTATGGCCCATCTCCAGTTGATTCATCAAAATTAGGTCCTTGGCCTAATTTAGGATATTCTAATTCTACAATAGAAGATTTAGAAAAAGTTACTTTTCATACTGTAATAATAGACGGACTTTCAGCAAACACAAAATATTATTTTAGACCTATTTCAGCAGCTTCACCAGCTGTGTATGGAGAAGAAATATCAATTACCACACAGCAAAAAGAAACTCCCCCTGAAGAAGAAGTTATTGAAGAAGAGGAAGAAGAAACAACTCCTGATCAAGAAGAAGACCAGCCAGAGCAGGGGATCGATGATGACAAAGACACTACTGAACCAAAGACAATAGAGCCAGCTGAACCAGTTAAACAAGAAGATACTGGCGTTATTGGTTCAGGTGTCCAAATTTCAGAGGGCGATGTTTTAGGCGAAACAAATACGCATATAGCCTTAGCTGAAGGCGAAAAAGATGATGATGTAAAAGACGAACAGCCAAAAGATGAAAACGGCGAAGTAAAAGGCGAAGCATTGCCGTGTTATACTGAAGACTGTTCGACTTCAACAGACTCAAAATGTAAATGCTGGTCTGATTGGTGGTGGCTGATTGTGATACTTTTGTTAATTATTGCTTATTTAGCTTATGAAAATTATCGCATCAGAGGCGAAAAAGAAACAGATGAGCCAAAACAAGACGAGCAAGGAGATACATTTAAGCAAGATTAAAATTTAAAATATAATATTTGTGTGAATTAACTTACTAATAAGGAACGCTTATTTTGCGCGTTCCTTATTTTTTATTTGACAAAAATGCAAAAAAATGCTATTATTTTTTTAAAAGAAATACACTTTTAACCTCAACAAAAAAGGAGATTGTAATGTGCAAGAGAGCATGGTTGTGGAGAGATGAGAAAAAGATGGAAGAATTGTATATTTGGTTATTTTTTCATACTGATTTTATTTTTTCTGATCTTATTTTTTATCCTGATTTTCAGGATGATAGGGCAGAAGAGAATGAAGATGATTTTTTTCTTGAAACCCAGAAAGCCGGAAACTGCTTATTCAACGACAATTGTTTGTCGATTTGGAATGAAGCACATCCAGATTACGCTCGCCCTTTACTAAGGAGGGGATTGCGATCTTTAATTGAATAAATATTTAAGAGGAGGAATAAAAACAGGTTCACATCCACCCGATAACAAGGGTGGATTTTTTTTTGCGTTTTTATAAAATATGGTAGAATACTTATAAATCAATTTTCAATTTCTAATTTTCAATTTTCAATCAATTTTCAATTTTCAATTTACAAATTATAAAATAAGAAATACCCTTTCAAAATAAAATGATAAATTTTTTATGAAAGAAACTAAAATTTTAGGCGTAAAAATAAATAATATCAGCAAAAAAGAGGCTGTGGATAAGTTAGGTGAGAGCTTGGGTTCTGACAAACAAAATTATTTCACGACTGTTAATCCTGAATTTTTAATAATGGCGCAAAAAGACGAAAAATTTTTTCACATTTTAAACAACGCTGATTTATCTTTAGCTGACGGCTTTGGAGTAATTCTTGCCTCTTTTCTTTTTCCGCCAATAATTAAAAAACGAACTTGCGGAGCGGATTTGACAAATGATATTTTAAATTACGCGTCGCAAAATAATCAGAAAATTTTCATTCTAATTTGGGATAAAGGATTGTCAAATTCCAGAGAAATATCTTATGAATTAAAGAAAAAGTATCCTAATTTAAAATTTATAATTCAAGAGACTCAACGCAATTCCCCTGCCCTGAATTTTGAAAAAATTAATGAATTTAATCCAAAAATAATGTTAGTCGGACTTGGCGCTCCTTATCAAGAAAAATTGATAAGTAGAAATTTATCTAAAATTCCGTCTGTCAAATTAGCCTTAGGCGTTGGCGGAACTTTTGACTTTTTAACTAAAAAAACAAAACGGGCGCCTAAATTTATAAAAGCCATAGGAATTGAGTGGCTTTGGCGCTTAATCAAGCATCCTGTCAAAAAGCCTATAAAAAAATTCGGAAGATTAAAACGAATTTTTAATTCTGTATTTTTATTTTCTTATCTTGTTTTAAAAGAAAAATTTATCAACCCATTTTTTTACCGCGAAAATGTAGCTTGTTTTTTATATAAAAAAGATAATGATAATGTTAAAATTTTTTTAGCTGAAAGAAAAAATGAGAAAAATCATTGGCAAATTCCGCAAGGCGGAACTGAGGGCGAAGACTTAAAAACAGCCGGCTTTCGCGAGCTAAAAGAAGAGATAGGAACAGGCAAATTCGCTATAAAAGCTATCTTTGAAAATGTTTATAAATATAAATTTAATAAAAAAAGGAAAAAACATTTTATTAAAAATTATAAAGGGCAGAAGCAAGGGCTTATAATTGCTGAATTCAGAGGAGATAACAGCGACATAAATATTTCAAAATATGAATTTTCTAATTGGAAATGGGCTAATATTAAAGATGTATTAAATCAAGTTCATCCAATTAAAAAAGAAGCTATGCGAAAATTTTTAAATTATTTTTATGAATATAGCAATTGACATTCGTTGTTTAATGGATAAAAATTATTCTGGCATAGGAGAACACACTTATCGGCTTTTGTCAGAACTTTTTATTAAAGATCAAAAAAATCAATATTTTTTATTCTACAACAGCGCTAAAAAAGGAATAAAAAACAGATTGCCAAAATTTAGCTATCATAATGTTTTTTATTGCGGATTTAGTTATCCAAATAAAATATTAAATTTAAGCTTATTATTGTTTGGTTTTCCGAAAATAGACGAAATAATAAATAAAAAATTTGCTCATCTATTAAAAAATGAAAAAATTGATTTATTTTTTTTGCCAAACATAAATTTTATTTCTTTGTCGCGAAATTGCAAGCTTATTATAACTGTTCATGATTTAAGCTTTAAAAAATTTCCAGAATTTTATAATTTAAAAGCGCGAATTTGGCATAAACTGGCAAATTTTAAAAAAATAATAAAAAAAAGCAGCAAAATTATTGCTGTTTCAAAAAACACAAAAACAGATATTCAAAAATTATATAATATTCCTGACAAAAAAATACAGGTTATTTATTCGGGAATTAATCAAGCATCAAACATTAAACATCAAGTATCAAATATTTTGAAAATTAGAAAAAAATATAATCTGCCAAAAAAGTTTATACTATATTTAGGCAATTTAGAAGCGCGGAAAAACATTGAAAGCTTAATTAAAGCGTATAGCAAAATCAAGCAAGATATTGGCTTGATTATTGTTGGAGGAAAATTGTGGAAATACAAAAATATTTATAAAACAGTAAAACAGCTGAATTTGCGAGACAGAGTGATTTTTACAGGCTATATCCATAAAAAAGAAAAAAAAATACTGTATAATTTAGCTGATATTTTTGTTTATCCTTCTTACTATGAAGGATTTGGAATTCCTCCTCTGGAAGCAATGGCGGCAGGAACGCCTGTTATCGCGAGTTATTCTTCTTCTCTTCCAGAAATAATTGGCAATTCAGCGATTATAATAGACCCATTCAACGCGAAAGAATTAGAGCAGGCAATAATTCAAATTTTAAATAATAATGAATTACGCGATGATTTGAAAAACAAAGGGATAGAAAACGCAAAAAAATTCAGTTGGCAAAAAACTGCTGAAAAAACTTGCGAATTTATCAACAGAGCTTTTTGCGTAAAAGTTTAAAATGTAATATAATGAATTTGTTAAGAGGGGATTTTTTTATTTTAAATATGTTAAAAAAGAAAAAACAACCAATAATAAAAAAAGCAGTCAAGAAAACTGTTCAAAAAAAGAAAACCAACAAGCCAAAGGTTCAAAAAGCTAAAAAGAAAAAAATTTTAGCGTCTGTTGCTATTAAAAAAAAACAAGCCAAGCCAAATAAAAAAAGCGTAAAAAAATTGATAAGCAAAGTTAAGAAAACAACAGTTAAGCCTAAAAAAACAGCAAAGAAAAAAATTTCTAATAAAAAAATTAAAACTAAAAAAATAATTAAAAAAAATTTAACAAAAAACAAAAAGCAAAGAAGCAAGCCGGCTTCTGATTTAATTATTTCTTCTGAAAAAAAATTTGACAATCTTTTTGCCTTATCAATTAAAAATCTTGATTTTTTAAAAAATAGCAAAGAATTAACAAATAAAAGCCAATTTTTATCGCTTCATAATGAAAAAATATATTTTGCGCCAAGCGTTAATGAAGAAATAAAGATCAATTATGATCTTTCTGTTTTTTCTAAATCTTTGAGACTGATAAATTTTAAAGATAAAAACACGATAGAAATAAAAAAAATTATTAAAAATAAAGCCAACATTGATAGCTCTGAAAAAAATAAATATTCAAATAAAAAATATAATTTTTTTAATAAAGAATTTTTAATAAATAAAACGCCAAAAACAAAAGCAATCAAACAAAATTTTTTAAAAAAATATACTAGCTCAAACAACATTTATTTAGAAGACAAGATCGGATTTTGGAAAATTTTATTTTTTCCTTTTTATACTTTTTTTCGCGCTTTGGAAAATTTTTTTATTGATTTTTCAAAATTAGGAAAAGGACGCTTGCCAGAAATATTCAAATTTTCTTTTCCATTAAACTGGAAAAATTCTTTAGCTTTTTTCGCGATAATCTGTTTTGCCTTGCTTCTGCCTTTTGAGGCGCTCTTTTTATACAATGCTAATTCATATAACAAAGGACTTGTTTTGGGCAATGCAACAACAGCTTTGAATGAATTAAAATTAGGAGGAAAATCTATTTTGCAAAATAATTTAAAAAATGCTGACTGTCATTTTTATGAATCTTTATTAAATTTTAGCAACGCCCGGCAAAATTTAGAAGATATTAATTCAATTGTTATAAAAATTTTAGAGCATGTTCCGATTGACAAAGGAGGCGTTTCTTCTGGAAAAAAATTAATATGTTTTGGAGAAAATATCGCAATGTCAGCTATTTACATAAATAAAATTTTAGAAACAGCCCAAGAACAAGAAAATTTACAAAAAAATAACGAAATTTCTATCAATGACGCAATTTTGCCAGCTTATAATTTAGAAAAAAACTTAATAAAAAAAATTGAATTGGCAAAAAATAATATATTTTTAGCAACAGAAGAGCTAAAAAAGGCAAAATCAAACCTTGATTCAGTAAATTTTAATGTTTTGCCTGAGCAAGAAAAAAAACAGCTTGCTGAGATAAAAGAATTTTTGCCTATTTTAATTTCCTGCTTGGATAATTTTAATGAATTTTTAGATTTTTCATTAGAATTTTTAGGCAAGGAAAATTTTAAACGCTATTTAATTATTTTTCAAAATAATTATGAATTGCGCGCCACAGGCGGATTTATTGGAAGTTTCGCGATGGTTGACATTAATGGAGGTAAAATTGAAAAAATAGAAATTCCAGAAGGAGGAAGCTATGACTTACAGGGAGGGCTTTTAAAAAGCGTTAGCGCCCCAGAACCTCTTTATCTGATTTCACCTTTGTGGCAATTTCATGACGCTAATTGGTGGCCTGATTTTCCAACCTCAGCAAAAAAAATGATGTGGTTTTACGAAAATAGCCAAGGACCAACTGTTGATGGAGTAATTGCTTTGAATCCACAGATAATTATTGAACTTTTGAAAATTACAGGACCAATTATAATGAAAGAATATGATGAAATTATTTCCGCTGATAATTTTATGTGGGCAACAGAATATAATATTGAATTGAGGAAAAATAAAGAATATAAGCCAAAAAAGTTTATTGCTGATTTGTCAGTAAAACTGTTTGATAAATTATTAAATCAATCAGAGGATTTAAATATAAAAAACGGTTTGTCTGATGTTATGGCTATTTTAGACAAAACAATTAAAAGCAAAGATTTGCAGTTATATTTTAATAACGCGAAGTTGCAGAATCTTGCGAAAAAGTATGGCTTAAGCGGGGAAATAAAGCAATCTGACGGTGATTATTTAATGGTTGTTAACTCTAATATTGCGGGAGGAAAAACAGACAGCGTAATATCTCAAAGTATAAATTTAGATAGCGTTATCCAAGAAGATGGTTCAGTAATCAATCAGCTTACAATAAAACGCGAACATAATGGCGACAGCCAAGATTATTTTCAAAGAGTTCGCAATGTTGATTGGATGAGAATTTATGTGCCAGAAGGCTCGCAAATTATTTCTGCCTCAGGGTTTAAACAGCCTGAAAAAAAATATTTTAACAAGCCTGACAGACAGCTTGATATTGACGAAGACTTGGCAATGATGGATCATGGATTTCAAATTGACAAAAAAAGCGCTGTTAGAATTTATAATCAATTTGGAAAAACAGTTTTCGCGAATTGGTCTATGATAGATGTTGGTGAAACTGCTATTATCAAAATAAAATATAAACTCCCTTTTAAAATTCAAAAAGCTATTGTTGAAAGAGATAAAAAATTTGAATTAATGCAAAAATACTTTTTATTTCATAAAGAAGGCGCGAATTTGGATGAAGACTTAAGAGCTTATATCGTCTTAATCCAAAAACAGGCGGGAATTGATTCAGATTTTAATTATAAATTAAATGTTCCTGATAATTGGAAAAATATTTGGAGCAATAACGCTTCTTTAAATTCGTTTTCAGCTGTTTTAGATAAAGATACGCTTTTAGGGAGTATTTTTGAAGTAAAATAAATTTTCGTTTTTCAAAAAGGTGAATTTTATAATTTAAAAATTCGGATAAAATTATGCTTAAATTCAATAGAAAAAATGATAAAAATATAAATAATAATTTTAATAAAAAATATAATCCATTAAAAGATCTTAATTTTTGGGTAGCTCTTGTTATTGGTGGAGCTCCAATTTTGCCTTATTTAATTTTTAAAATGATAAAATATGATATAGTTTGGGATCTTTATAAAGGAGTGATGCCTCCTTTTATTATTTTTTTAGTCGTTTGGGTAGGTTGGATTATTTTTAAAAAAGGTAAAAAATGGAGTTTGCCTGTTGGTTTTATAATATCAGCAACTATAACTTTTATAGTTATGGGATTTACTGTGTATTTAGAGCAAAAGAAATATAGCGAAGAGACTTTAGATAATATGATAAACAAAAGTGTTGAAGAATTGCGATTAGAATTAGAAAATAAAAAAATACAACAAAAGCAGAAACAAGAAAAATTTAAACAAATTTTTCCGCAAAAATAGCAATTTGATATTTATAAAAAACTTAACAGAAAATAATATGAGCTTGACAGTGGCATAAATTTTGTTATAATGAAATTACCTATTATAATAGGTGGAATATTAGTTTTTTAAACATTATAATATGGAATTAAAAAATACTATTTTAGAGCAAAATTCATATTGGAGTAATAAAAAAAAACAAGAAGAATATATCACAAGAGATATAATAAAAGATTTTAGAATTAAATCTAATTTTATAGAAGTTATTACAGGCGTTAGAAGAAGCGGAAAATCCACTATTTTTAACATTTTAATTCAAAAGCTTATTCAAAAAGGGAAAGCTGATCCAAAAGAAATTTTATTTATAAATTTTGATGATCCGAATTTTATTCCTTTTTATAAAAATGTCCAGAAATTAGATGAGATTATTAATGTAGCTGAAATAATAACTCAATCTAAAATTAAATATTTATTTTTAGACGAAGTCCAGAATATAGAATTATGGGAGAAATGGGTCAAGGCAAAATATGACCAAAAAATATTTAAAAAAATATTTATTACAGGGTCAAATTCTAAATTGTTGGAAAGCCAATATATTTCCCGTCTTTCAGGCAGATATTTCAGCCATTTTAATCAACCATTTTCTTTTAAGGAATTTTTAAAATTTTATAAGCAAGATTATTATAAAAAAGATGTTGATATTTTTTTAATAAAGAATAAATTAATCGCTTTATTTAATAAATATTTAAAACAGGGCGGTTTCCCAGAAATGATAATTGATAATAATAAAAATATTTTAAAAATTTATTATCAGACTATTTTATTAAAAGATGTAATTGATAATAATAAAATTAGGGATTCTTTTAATTTAAAACAAATCGCTTATTTTTTAATAACTAACATCACTTGTTTTTTTAGTTATAATAATATTGCTAAAAGCTTAGGTATTCACGAAAGTACAGTTAAAGAATATATTGAATATTTGAAAGAATCTTATTTATTTGATGAATTAAGAAAGTATGATTTTTCTTTAAAAAAACAAAATATTAATAAACGGAAAATTTATTGCGCAGATAACGGATTAATAAATCAAATTGGTTTTAGTTTTTCTAAAAATAACGGTCGTTATTTGGAAAATTTAGTATTTATTAATCTTAAAAGAAGAAAAAAAGAATGTTTTTATCATAATAATAAATACGAATGCGATTTTGTAATTAAAGATGGATTAAAAATTAAAGAAGCAATCCAAGTTTGTTATGAAATAAATGATCAAAATCAAACAAGAGAATTTAATGGACTAAAAGAAGCAATGGAAGCTTATAAATTAAAAAAAGGAACAATTATTACCTATAATCAAGAAAAAATAATAAAAGAGGATAACAAAATTATCACTTTAATTCCAGCATGGAATTGGTTATTGAAAAATTTTTAAACTAAACAAAATTATTTTAAAATAAAATTATGCTTAAATTCAATAGAAAAAAAACAACAAAAGAAAATGATGATGAAATAAATTTTCAGAGCAAGGAAATTAAGAGCGATTTGTCGGAAATTTACGGCGATTATAATGAAGAAGACGGTGGAATGGAATATTTGGAAAAAAATCCAAAAAACAGAGTTGCTACATTTTTTAAAACATTTTTTTCCTGCCTTTTTATTATTCTATTTTTTTGTATTATCGTATATGTAATATTCAACCGTCCGCAAGCTGAAGAAACAAAAAATGAAAAAACAAATGGAATGGTTTTAAGCATAGACGCGCCTAAAACAGCTTCTTCTGGCGAAAAAATAACATATAAAATAAAATATGAAAATCAAGACAAGGTAAAAATGTCTAAACTGCAATTGCTGTTAAGTTATCCAGAAGGATTTATTTTTGAATATTCATCCATTGATAAAGAGCAAAATTACGACAATCTTTTTAATTTGCCGGATATTGAACCGTTTGCTAAAAAAGAGATAGAAATTCAAGGTCGATTAATTGGCGTTGAAAATGAAGAAAAAAATTTATTGGCTTCGCTTTCTTATGAGCCAATGAACTTTTCGTCAAATTTTCAAGAACTTGCCAACTCTAGTGTTCTTATAGATTCAACGGCAATTGATGTTAAAATATCAGGCGCTGAACAAATTTTATTAAATAAAGATTCAGAATATTTAATAAAAGTTAAAAACAGCTCTGATGAAGATATTCAGAATTTGCGATTATTAGTTGTTTATCCAGAAAATTTTTTAGCTAAAAAATTCGGGATTGAACCTGATGAAAACACGAACATGGACGAAGTTGATTTTGGCGCGAAATATAATGTTTGGGGAATTGGAACGTTCAATAAAGGAGCGGAAAAAGAATTCACAATCAATGGCGTATTTTCAGGTAAAATAGAAGACGAACAAAAAATAATCGTAAGGGTAGAAATTGGCGATATTAATAATGATTATAATTTAATTGCCGAAAATTTTTTAATAGCACAAGCGATCGACAAAGACGTGAGACTTGATCTGATTTTAAACGGTTCAAGCGAAAAACAGGCCGTTAATTTGGGAGATAGCCTGAATTATTCCATAATCTACGAAAACAAAGGAGAAAAAGATTTTAAAAATGTTCAATTAAAAATAAAAATTCAGCCTTATTTTGGCGATAATAGCATTGATTTGATAGATTGGCAAAGCTTGAAAGATGAAAATGACGGAAACGTCAGCATTGATGATAAGGAAATTTTATGGACAAGCGATAACATACTTAAATTAAGTTCTTTTTCAGCAGAAGAAGAAGGCGTTCTTGATTTTTCAATTAATTTAAAACAGCTGTCTGATATTTTAGAAAAAATTGATTCTGATAATGGAAATTTAAAAATAAAAAGCGTAGCAGAAATAATAATCGGCAAAGTTGATGAAACAGAATTTCAAATGTCCGTAGAAAGTAATGAAATAATCGCGAGCATAAATACTAATATTGTTTTAAACGCGCAAGTCCAATATTTTAATGAAGATAACATAGCGCTTGGTTCAGGGCCATTGCCTCCAAAGGTAGGAAAAACAACAAAATACAGAATTTTCTGGGAAATTAATAACAGTCTAAACGAAGTAAAAGAAATTAAAATAAAAACAATATTGCCTGATTATGTGGAATGGACTGATAGGTTTAACCAAAGCGTTGGAGAATTAAAATATAATGAAGAAAATAAAGAAATTATTTGGGAAATAAACGAGCTGTCAGCTACAAAAAATATTTCTCAATTAGATTTTGAAATTGGCATAACTCCGAAAGAAGATGATTTAAATAAAATTTTAGTTTTATTAAACAAAACAATTTTAACGGCAATTGACAGCGAAACCGATTCTTCTATTTCAGTAGAACATAAAGCGCTAACAACTGACTTAGAAAATGATCCAATCGTAAGCGGCCGTGGATTAGTTGAATAAAATTAATTTTCAATTTTCAATTTCTAATTTCCAATCAATTTTCAATGATTAATGATCAATTATTAATTATGAATTAATTGATTAACGAATTAACGGATTAATGACCAATGACTCAAATGTTTATATGCTAAAATATCTTGTATTTTTAGTTGTAGTTTTAAGTTTTGAACTTTGAGTTTTGAATTTGAAAAATATGTTTAAAATATTAAAAAAATCTAAATATTCAAAAGCTAGAAAAGGAAGAATAATTACAAAAAGAGGCGCTATCAGCACCCCTTTTTTTATGCCAGACGCCACGCGCGGATATATTAAATCTCTTGGGAACAGCGAGCTTTGCAAAATGAACATTAACGCAATGGTTGTGAATACTTNNNNNNNNNNNNNNNNNNNNNNNNNNNNNNNNNNNNNNNNNNNNNNNNNNNNNNNNNNNNNNNNNNNNNNNNNNNNNNNNNNNNNNNNNNNNNNNNNNNNATAATTACAAAAAGAGGCGCTATCAGCACCCCTTTTTTTATGCCAGACGCCACGCGCGGATATATTAAATCTCTTGGGAACAGCGAGCTTTGCAAAATGAACATTAACGCAATGGTTGTGAATACTTATCATCTTTATCTCCAGCCAGGAATCAAAGCAATAAAAAAAGCCGGCGGAATCCATAAATTTATGGATTGGAATGCTCCATTGCTTTCTGATAGCGGAGGATATCAGGTTTTTTCACTAATACATCAAAATTCTAATATGGGAAAAATTACAGACAGCAAAGTTGTTTTCCGCTCGCCAATCAACGGTTCAATCCATAATTTAACTCCTGAAAAATCCATTCAAATACAATTTGACTTAGGTGTTGATATGATTGTTTGTTTGGATGATCCAGTTCCTAATCATTCCAGCAAAAATAAAACAGAAAAAGCCGTTAAAAGAACTATTGCTTGGGCAAAAATATGCAAGCGAGAATATAAAAAACAAATTAAAAAAAGAAAAATAAAAATAAGCGAACGACCTTTGATTTTTGGAGTTATACAGGGCGGTAATTTTTTTGATTTGCGAAAACATTGCGTTGAAGAGTTGGTAAAAATAGGGTTTGACGGCTATGGATTTGGCGCGCGGCATATTGATAAAAACGGCAAATTTTTAAAAAAAATTTTGCAATTTACGGCTGATTTAATTCCAGAAAATTCTTTAAAATTCGCTCTAGGGGTTGGAACCCCTGACGATATTGTCCGCTGTGTTAATATGGGCTGGGATATGTTTGATTGCGTTATTCCAACACGCGAAGCTCGGCACGGAAAGCTGTTTTTATGGAAAACAGATAATCTAAATAAAAAAAAATTTTATAAAACAATCAATATTGCTAACGCCAAATTTAAAAATAATTTTAATATAATAGAAGGCAAAAATTCTAACAGCAAAATATCTTACGCTTATCTTAACCATATTTTTAAAACAAAAGACGATCTTGGAAAGCAAATAGCCATTATTCATAACCTAAAATTTTATATGGAGTTAATGAAAAAAATACGAAAAAATTTGTAGTCATTGCGAGTGAAGCCCCAATATTCATCTGGATAAACTCCGCAATCCCATAAATATTATTGCCAATCTCGGGGTTGTTTCGTCGTCATCCGAAATTATTCAAAGGATTCCTCGCAAAGACACTCAATTTTTAGTTTGCTTTTATATTTTTTAGATGATAAAATATTTTATGTAAAAACTATAAAATTATGGAATTAGAAAAACAAAAAAATCAAAAAATTAAATTTCAGCTGATATTTGCGTTCGCGATATTATTTGTTATTTCTTTGCTATTTGGATTTTTGATTATTAACAAAAGCTTTTTTTTAGATAAAAAAGAAAAAAATTACGCCGATAATCAAAAAACAATTATAAATAAAAATAAAGAAACAGAAAATCCGTATGACAAAAATCCATTGCCTCCTGCTGACCA is from Patescibacteria group bacterium and encodes:
- a CDS encoding fibronectin type III domain-containing protein; amino-acid sequence: LVDEVDASNEWPAGDKIVPKHPMERCSDNNWYNSDVAGGTPKAINGCSGVCADDDQDGICDDVDNCPNTYNPDQTDTDSDGIGDACDTSGTLTICKQEDLNNNGIFEEGEPVVTDPLWKFYISNVEYQAGENGCIIIEDMAYGEYNVTEEVIAGWEATGIPGYNTGNGVFENDGSITVNVDQSNPVPIIYFLNYDTPQCSDGIDNDGDGLTDMADSGCSGPDDDDEYNPYCGDGECNNGEICSSCPEDCGACNNGGGGGGGGGATTLYIHTEVIEKDGGTPPETISVVITWHTNKPATSRVVYGPSPVDSSKLGPWPNLGYSNSTIEDLEKVTFHTVIIDGLSANTKYYFRPISAASPAVYGEEISITTQQKETPPEEEVIEEEEEETTPDQEEDQPEQGIDDDKDTTEPKTIEPAEPVKQEDTGVIGSGVQISEGDVLGETNTHIALAEGEKDDDVKDEQPKDENGEVKGEALPCYTEDCSTSTDSKCKCWSDWWWLIVILLLIIAYLAYENYRIRGEKETDEPKQDEQGDTFKQD
- a CDS encoding WecB/TagA/CpsF family glycosyltransferase, with protein sequence MKETKILGVKINNISKKEAVDKLGESLGSDKQNYFTTVNPEFLIMAQKDEKFFHILNNADLSLADGFGVILASFLFPPIIKKRTCGADLTNDILNYASQNNQKIFILIWDKGLSNSREISYELKKKYPNLKFIIQETQRNSPALNFEKINEFNPKIMLVGLGAPYQEKLISRNLSKIPSVKLALGVGGTFDFLTKKTKRAPKFIKAIGIEWLWRLIKHPVKKPIKKFGRLKRIFNSVFLFSYLVLKEKFINPFFYRENVACFLYKKDNDNVKIFLAERKNEKNHWQIPQGGTEGEDLKTAGFRELKEEIGTGKFAIKAIFENVYKYKFNKKRKKHFIKNYKGQKQGLIIAEFRGDNSDINISKYEFSNWKWANIKDVLNQVHPIKKEAMRKFLNYFYEYSN
- a CDS encoding glycosyltransferase family 1 protein, with the protein product MNIAIDIRCLMDKNYSGIGEHTYRLLSELFIKDQKNQYFLFYNSAKKGIKNRLPKFSYHNVFYCGFSYPNKILNLSLLLFGFPKIDEIINKKFAHLLKNEKIDLFFLPNINFISLSRNCKLIITVHDLSFKKFPEFYNLKARIWHKLANFKKIIKKSSKIIAVSKNTKTDIQKLYNIPDKKIQVIYSGINQASNIKHQVSNILKIRKKYNLPKKFILYLGNLEARKNIESLIKAYSKIKQDIGLIIVGGKLWKYKNIYKTVKQLNLRDRVIFTGYIHKKEKKILYNLADIFVYPSYYEGFGIPPLEAMAAGTPVIASYSSSLPEIIGNSAIIIDPFNAKELEQAIIQILNNNELRDDLKNKGIENAKKFSWQKTAEKTCEFINRAFCVKV
- a CDS encoding DUF4012 domain-containing protein, whose product is MLKKKKQPIIKKAVKKTVQKKKTNKPKVQKAKKKKILASVAIKKKQAKPNKKSVKKLISKVKKTTVKPKKTAKKKISNKKIKTKKIIKKNLTKNKKQRSKPASDLIISSEKKFDNLFALSIKNLDFLKNSKELTNKSQFLSLHNEKIYFAPSVNEEIKINYDLSVFSKSLRLINFKDKNTIEIKKIIKNKANIDSSEKNKYSNKKYNFFNKEFLINKTPKTKAIKQNFLKKYTSSNNIYLEDKIGFWKILFFPFYTFFRALENFFIDFSKLGKGRLPEIFKFSFPLNWKNSLAFFAIICFALLLPFEALFLYNANSYNKGLVLGNATTALNELKLGGKSILQNNLKNADCHFYESLLNFSNARQNLEDINSIVIKILEHVPIDKGGVSSGKKLICFGENIAMSAIYINKILETAQEQENLQKNNEISINDAILPAYNLEKNLIKKIELAKNNIFLATEELKKAKSNLDSVNFNVLPEQEKKQLAEIKEFLPILISCLDNFNEFLDFSLEFLGKENFKRYLIIFQNNYELRATGGFIGSFAMVDINGGKIEKIEIPEGGSYDLQGGLLKSVSAPEPLYLISPLWQFHDANWWPDFPTSAKKMMWFYENSQGPTVDGVIALNPQIIIELLKITGPIIMKEYDEIISADNFMWATEYNIELRKNKEYKPKKFIADLSVKLFDKLLNQSEDLNIKNGLSDVMAILDKTIKSKDLQLYFNNAKLQNLAKKYGLSGEIKQSDGDYLMVVNSNIAGGKTDSVISQSINLDSVIQEDGSVINQLTIKREHNGDSQDYFQRVRNVDWMRIYVPEGSQIISASGFKQPEKKYFNKPDRQLDIDEDLAMMDHGFQIDKKSAVRIYNQFGKTVFANWSMIDVGETAIIKIKYKLPFKIQKAIVERDKKFELMQKYFLFHKEGANLDEDLRAYIVLIQKQAGIDSDFNYKLNVPDNWKNIWSNNASLNSFSAVLDKDTLLGSIFEVK